Proteins from one Thermobifida alba genomic window:
- a CDS encoding DALR anticodon-binding domain-containing protein: MSAPSFAATPRQLDALVRHACAEATGIPAGEMPDTPTRRSAAAPGEYTSALPPRLAGRAGRDARGLAADVAAVLRRRPHLADARVDGPGFVAFTPVPAVRTALVQVAADAPAHHLLDLPPRPRPARRPAPLPGWTLSDLGRARDATRLRDLARADARRRIAAAVAAATAADVADLLADQPAADWRDASGDGRGDEAARLLAVTGEAAARVAACRGATETPRPHETTGPRLPARPTPDHPGEWARATFANPAFVLRHAHAHARTAHERWAAGLGLRRLGGGRAHTAAEVAALTEPAAEAVLGALFDGPAALRAAARRHQPHILVRYLEGLAAAYHDWWESHDVLSGRADAADDRTGTVAARLDVCAAVAGVLHAGLSLIGVSAPTRL; the protein is encoded by the coding sequence GTGTCCGCGCCGTCCTTCGCCGCCACCCCCCGGCAGCTCGACGCCCTGGTCCGCCACGCCTGCGCCGAGGCGACCGGCATCCCCGCCGGCGAGATGCCCGACACCCCGACCCGGCGCTCGGCCGCCGCACCGGGGGAGTACACCTCCGCCCTGCCGCCGCGACTGGCCGGACGGGCCGGGCGCGACGCCCGCGGCCTCGCCGCCGACGTCGCCGCGGTGCTGCGACGCCGGCCGCACCTCGCCGACGCCCGCGTCGACGGCCCCGGGTTCGTCGCCTTCACCCCCGTCCCGGCGGTGCGCACCGCGCTCGTCCAGGTCGCCGCCGACGCCCCCGCCCACCACCTGCTCGACCTGCCCCCGCGGCCCCGGCCGGCCCGGCGGCCCGCGCCGCTGCCCGGCTGGACGCTGTCGGACCTGGGCCGCGCCCGCGACGCGACCCGGCTCCGCGACCTGGCCCGCGCCGACGCGCGCCGCCGCATCGCGGCGGCCGTCGCCGCCGCCACGGCCGCCGACGTCGCGGACCTGCTCGCCGACCAGCCCGCGGCCGACTGGCGCGACGCGTCGGGGGACGGACGCGGGGACGAGGCCGCCCGACTGCTCGCCGTGACGGGGGAGGCCGCCGCCCGCGTCGCCGCCTGCCGCGGCGCCACGGAGACGCCGCGGCCCCACGAGACCACCGGACCGCGGCTGCCCGCCCGCCCCACCCCCGACCACCCGGGGGAGTGGGCGCGCGCCACCTTCGCCAACCCCGCCTTCGTCCTGCGCCACGCCCACGCCCACGCCCGCACCGCCCACGAACGCTGGGCGGCCGGCCTGGGCCTGCGGCGGCTGGGCGGGGGCCGCGCCCACACCGCCGCGGAGGTGGCGGCCCTCACCGAACCCGCGGCCGAGGCGGTGCTGGGGGCGCTGTTCGACGGGCCCGCCGCGCTGCGCGCCGCGGCCCGCCGTCACCAGCCCCATATCCTGGTGCGTTACCTGGAGGGTCTCGCCGCTGCCTACCATGATTGGTGGGAGTCCCACGACGTCCTCTCCGGACGCGCCGACGCGGCCGACGACCGCACCGGGACCGTGGCGGCCAGACTCGACGTCTGCGCCGCTGTCGCCGGTGTGCTGCACGCGGGACTCTCCCTCATCGGTGTGTCCGCGCCCACAAGGCTGTAG
- a CDS encoding coiled-coil domain-containing protein, with product MSRPVVSPSSSARRRGAVVLTAATALLLVLSPSAYADPDDEPSLEELNERVEALEEEYDAELVQYTSAKEEAEQAAEELDEIREKLEAAREDVAVIAASQYKSSGFDPVIEIVVSSSPEQMLSDAALIGQVSHISGERVAALTELQEEAEQAKEEADAKLAEAEELVEDLEAQRDEVLAKIEEYEAEQVPATTGTGSVPDSARGWGFDGATPRMAAIRDEIISTFGAPYPVGCLRPGDPGEHGSGRACDFMMSAGGAMPSAANRDLGWQIAEYAKANADRLGVMYVIWEQKIWDSRNPGAGWKPMSDRGSITQNHYDHVHISSW from the coding sequence GTGAGCAGACCCGTCGTTTCCCCCTCCTCTTCGGCCCGTCGCCGCGGCGCCGTCGTCCTCACCGCCGCCACGGCGCTTCTCCTCGTCCTCTCCCCCTCCGCCTACGCGGACCCCGACGACGAGCCGTCCCTGGAGGAGCTGAACGAGCGCGTCGAAGCCCTGGAAGAGGAGTACGACGCCGAACTCGTCCAGTACACCAGCGCCAAGGAGGAGGCCGAACAGGCTGCCGAGGAGCTCGACGAGATCCGGGAGAAGCTGGAGGCCGCACGCGAGGACGTGGCGGTGATCGCGGCCAGCCAGTACAAGAGCAGCGGCTTCGACCCCGTCATCGAGATCGTGGTGAGCAGCTCCCCCGAGCAGATGCTCTCCGACGCGGCCCTGATCGGCCAGGTCTCCCACATCAGCGGCGAGCGGGTGGCCGCCCTCACGGAGCTGCAGGAGGAGGCGGAGCAGGCCAAGGAGGAGGCCGACGCGAAGCTGGCCGAGGCCGAGGAACTGGTCGAGGACCTGGAGGCGCAGCGCGACGAGGTGCTGGCCAAGATCGAGGAGTACGAGGCCGAGCAGGTGCCCGCCACCACCGGCACCGGCAGCGTCCCCGACAGCGCGCGCGGCTGGGGCTTCGACGGCGCCACCCCGCGCATGGCGGCCATCCGCGACGAGATCATCAGCACCTTCGGCGCCCCCTACCCGGTCGGCTGCCTGCGTCCGGGCGATCCGGGAGAGCACGGTTCGGGGCGGGCCTGCGACTTCATGATGAGCGCGGGCGGTGCGATGCCCTCCGCCGCCAACCGGGACCTCGGCTGGCAGATCGCCGAGTACGCCAAGGCCAACGCCGACCGGCTCGGCGTCATGTACGTGATCTGGGAGCAGAAGATCTGGGACTCCCGGAACCCGGGCGCGGGGTGGAAGCCGATGTCGGACCGCGGCAGCATCACCCAGAACCACTACGACCACGTGCACATCTCGTCGTGGTGA
- a CDS encoding sirohydrochlorin chelatase, which produces MVLVADGTRDAQRREALHALAETVADRREAPVCAAFGTRAELRSAVESTTGPLVVVPAFLAGSDAASTELLASLDLGDRFDACATAPLGAVPSIVAQLVARLHAAGWRPGDGVVLAADGGVELPGNGERRQVMDVARMLSRRVQTPVQVGYLHAWAPSVADAVARLRRNGHSRVAVATWQLVDGADLDGLREIGATAVAAPLGPSPVVVETLLAQHRAATARLAA; this is translated from the coding sequence ATGGTTCTCGTGGCGGACGGAACACGCGACGCCCAGCGCAGAGAGGCCCTGCACGCCCTGGCCGAGACGGTGGCCGACCGCCGGGAGGCCCCGGTGTGTGCGGCCTTCGGAACGCGCGCGGAACTGCGGTCCGCGGTGGAGTCGACCACGGGACCGCTCGTGGTGGTCCCGGCCTTTCTCGCGGGCAGCGACGCGGCCAGCACCGAACTCCTGGCCAGCCTCGACCTCGGCGACCGGTTCGACGCCTGCGCCACCGCCCCGCTGGGAGCCGTGCCCTCGATCGTCGCCCAACTCGTCGCCCGGCTGCACGCCGCCGGCTGGCGCCCCGGCGACGGCGTCGTCCTCGCCGCGGACGGAGGGGTGGAGCTTCCCGGCAACGGCGAACGCCGACAGGTCATGGACGTGGCCCGCATGCTGAGCCGCCGCGTCCAGACCCCGGTGCAGGTCGGCTATCTGCACGCCTGGGCGCCCTCCGTCGCCGACGCCGTGGCCCGGCTGCGCCGCAACGGGCACAGCCGGGTGGCCGTGGCCACCTGGCAGCTCGTGGACGGCGCGGACCTCGACGGGCTCCGCGAGATCGGCGCCACCGCGGTCGCCGCCCCGCTCGGCCCTTCGCCCGTCGTCGTGGAGACCCTGCTGGCCCAGCACCGGGCCGCCACCGCCCGGCTCGCGGCGTGA
- a CDS encoding carboxylesterase/lipase family protein, whose protein sequence is MEIVIRTESGEVRGRQENEIAVFRGIPYAAPPVGADRFAAPRPPEPWSGVRDAAEFGPTAPRPPYPEAIDRLLVERDIPGEDCLTLNVWTPDPGAAGLPVMVWIHGGAFTNGSGSEPVYDGAAFARDGVVMVSFNYRLGVIGFADLPDAPANRGLLDQIAALEWVRDNIARFGGDPANVTVFGESAGAMSVCTLMATPRARGLFRRAVTQSGAGNMAVAAEDAATIARVVAERLGVAPTAAALAEVPTQRLLEVQQQVTQEVQGSPDAAVWGERIAGGSVLLPFAPVVDGRLLPQRPAEAIAAGAGGDVDLLFGTTSDEYRLFLAPTGILPFITGDYLTAHLAKSGLDADAAKVYTAEGRGEEPGDILAAVITDQVFRIPAHRIAESRADASGRTFGYEFAWRTPQLDGILGACHAVEIPFVFRTLDRAVPLVGEDPPEELARTVHAAWVRFAASGDPGWAEWNPRTRPTMRFDHPESAVVTDPHPATRRLWDGVPL, encoded by the coding sequence GTGGAGATCGTGATCAGAACGGAGTCGGGTGAGGTCAGAGGGCGCCAAGAGAACGAGATCGCGGTCTTCCGCGGAATCCCCTACGCCGCGCCCCCGGTGGGAGCGGACCGCTTCGCGGCGCCCCGCCCGCCCGAACCCTGGAGCGGAGTGCGCGACGCCGCCGAATTCGGCCCCACCGCGCCCCGCCCGCCCTATCCCGAGGCCATCGACCGCCTGCTCGTCGAACGGGACATCCCGGGGGAGGACTGCCTCACCCTCAACGTGTGGACCCCCGACCCCGGCGCGGCGGGCCTGCCGGTGATGGTGTGGATCCACGGCGGCGCGTTCACCAACGGCTCCGGCTCCGAACCCGTCTACGACGGCGCGGCCTTCGCCCGCGACGGCGTGGTCATGGTCAGCTTCAACTACCGGCTGGGCGTCATCGGCTTCGCGGACCTGCCCGACGCGCCCGCCAACCGGGGCCTGCTCGACCAGATCGCCGCACTGGAGTGGGTGCGCGACAACATCGCCCGCTTCGGCGGCGACCCCGCCAACGTCACCGTGTTCGGGGAGTCCGCGGGCGCCATGAGCGTGTGCACCCTGATGGCGACCCCCCGCGCCCGAGGCCTGTTCCGCCGGGCCGTCACCCAGTCGGGAGCGGGCAACATGGCGGTGGCCGCGGAGGACGCCGCCACCATCGCCCGGGTGGTCGCCGAACGGCTGGGCGTCGCCCCGACCGCGGCGGCGCTGGCCGAGGTGCCCACCCAGCGGCTGCTGGAGGTCCAGCAGCAGGTCACCCAGGAAGTCCAGGGCTCCCCCGACGCGGCGGTGTGGGGTGAGCGGATCGCGGGCGGCAGCGTGCTGCTGCCCTTCGCCCCCGTGGTCGACGGCCGCCTGCTGCCGCAGCGGCCCGCCGAGGCGATCGCCGCGGGGGCCGGAGGCGACGTCGACCTGCTGTTCGGCACCACCTCCGACGAATACCGGCTGTTCCTCGCCCCCACCGGGATCCTGCCGTTCATCACCGGCGACTACCTCACCGCGCACCTGGCCAAGTCGGGCCTGGACGCCGACGCCGCCAAGGTCTACACCGCCGAGGGACGCGGGGAGGAGCCCGGTGACATCCTCGCCGCGGTCATCACCGACCAGGTGTTCCGCATCCCCGCCCACCGCATCGCCGAGTCCCGCGCCGACGCGTCCGGCCGCACCTTCGGCTACGAGTTCGCCTGGCGCACGCCGCAGCTCGACGGGATCCTGGGCGCCTGCCACGCCGTGGAGATCCCCTTCGTCTTCCGCACCCTGGACCGCGCCGTTCCGCTGGTCGGCGAGGACCCGCCGGAGGAACTGGCCCGGACCGTGCACGCCGCCTGGGTGCGCTTCGCCGCCTCCGGCGACCCGGGCTGGGCCGAGTGGAACCCCCGGACCCGCCCGACCATGCGCTTCGACCACCCCGAGTCGGCAGTCGTGACCGATCCCCACCCCGCCACCCGCAGGCTCTGGGACGGCGTGCCGCTGTAG
- a CDS encoding response regulator, whose product MRQETGRVLVVDDDEVIRELIALNLRLEGFEVHTATDGQDCLDRVRQVAPDVVTLDVMMPRLDGWATAERLKEDAATRGTKVVLVTARAQEEDRRRGRGIGVDAFVTKPFDPAELIDVVRSLAFPGSG is encoded by the coding sequence GTGAGACAAGAGACGGGACGCGTGCTGGTGGTCGACGACGACGAGGTGATCAGAGAGCTCATCGCTCTGAACCTGAGACTGGAGGGATTCGAGGTGCACACCGCCACCGACGGGCAGGACTGCCTGGACCGCGTGCGGCAGGTGGCGCCGGACGTGGTCACCCTGGACGTCATGATGCCCCGGCTGGACGGGTGGGCCACCGCCGAACGGCTCAAGGAGGACGCCGCTACACGGGGGACGAAAGTGGTACTCGTCACAGCGCGGGCCCAGGAGGAGGACCGGCGGCGGGGCCGCGGCATCGGCGTGGACGCGTTCGTCACCAAACCCTTCGACCCCGCGGAACTCATCGACGTCGTGCGCTCCCTGGCCTTCCCCGGTTCCGGCTGA
- a CDS encoding phosphotransferase family protein has protein sequence MHHGADEELVRADPRLPGLEALLSGDAALELLDSLLPDDTERPLRVEVARGRYRRGVALTATLTLHYADGPRHAFARALPPDAAADHARRWSPPPSDGSAALAALTEPRLRGPLYAPDLGVLLGPPVDDRALPAARRLAAEPQRFTGTSPSRAHTLSYSAGHHWTGRFDDAADGSGLVVHARSGGVNAACYLAPAVAGLPVPDLVKVSRYGLLVTRWLPGEPLDRLLGRDRSAGEAALAETGRLLARLHSVPPPRELPRRDPAAALGRAAEEVADLLPDLAVRAAAVARTCADALASAEAPQALVHGSLRPGRVVVGGRGPALVGLEEAHTAHPATDLAGYAAAGSGPRPPVGGAPAAVPGPLLDGYLAALPSADARRVRRDLGVCTAAALLCRATAPFRRGEDDWDAGVAALLAAAETALAEQ, from the coding sequence GTGCACCACGGCGCCGACGAGGAACTGGTTCGCGCGGATCCCCGGCTTCCGGGCCTGGAGGCGCTGCTGTCCGGGGACGCCGCCCTGGAGCTGCTCGACTCCCTGCTGCCGGACGACACCGAACGGCCCCTCCGGGTCGAGGTGGCGCGCGGCCGCTACCGCCGGGGCGTCGCTCTGACCGCGACGCTGACCCTGCACTACGCGGACGGCCCGCGGCACGCCTTCGCCAGGGCGCTGCCTCCCGACGCCGCGGCCGACCACGCCCGGCGGTGGTCCCCGCCGCCGTCGGACGGGTCCGCCGCCCTGGCCGCCCTGACGGAGCCGAGGCTGCGCGGACCGCTGTACGCCCCCGACCTCGGCGTGCTGCTGGGACCGCCCGTGGACGACCGCGCGCTGCCCGCCGCCCGGCGCCTCGCGGCGGAGCCGCAGCGGTTCACCGGGACCTCCCCCTCCCGCGCGCACACCCTCTCCTACTCGGCGGGGCACCACTGGACCGGGCGGTTCGACGACGCGGCGGACGGGTCCGGCCTGGTGGTCCACGCCCGCTCCGGCGGGGTGAACGCGGCCTGCTACCTGGCGCCCGCCGTCGCCGGGCTGCCCGTTCCCGACCTGGTCAAGGTGAGCCGGTACGGACTCCTGGTGACCCGGTGGCTGCCCGGAGAGCCCCTCGACCGGCTCCTCGGACGCGACCGCTCCGCCGGGGAGGCGGCGCTCGCGGAGACGGGCCGTCTGCTGGCCCGGCTGCACTCGGTGCCGCCGCCCCGGGAGCTCCCCCGCCGCGATCCGGCGGCGGCGCTGGGGCGCGCCGCCGAGGAGGTGGCCGACCTCCTGCCCGACTTGGCCGTCCGGGCCGCGGCGGTGGCCCGGACGTGCGCGGACGCGCTGGCCTCCGCGGAGGCCCCGCAGGCCCTGGTCCACGGCTCCCTGCGCCCCGGGCGGGTGGTGGTGGGCGGGCGGGGGCCTGCCCTGGTCGGCCTGGAGGAGGCGCACACCGCCCACCCCGCGACCGATCTGGCCGGCTACGCCGCGGCCGGCAGCGGGCCGCGGCCGCCGGTCGGCGGCGCTCCGGCCGCCGTCCCCGGTCCGCTGCTCGACGGCTACCTGGCGGCACTCCCGAGCGCGGACGCCCGGCGGGTCCGCCGCGACCTCGGCGTGTGCACGGCCGCGGCGCTGCTGTGCCGGGCGACGGCCCCCTTCCGCCGCGGCGAGGACGACTGGGACGCCGGGGTCGCGGCGCTCCTCGCCGCCGCCGAGACCGCGCTGGCGGAGCAGTGA
- a CDS encoding alpha/beta hydrolase, with protein MPDTVRDREADRPRRTRRWLETSDGVRLDSMLLRGTRPRDGAVVLANGFTGTWRSPHTTAIAEHLLAVGDVLTFDFRGHHASTGASTVGDQEVLDLRAAVEHLRQQGYTRIATVGFSMGAAVAVRHAGMFGGVDAVVSISGPSRWFYRGTTRMRLLTFGVERPAGRLFLRLARNVRVLDRPWDPVPLDPTELAGSVAPAGLLVVHGDADSYFPVEHARRIHEAARGVRELWIEPGMGHAERAVAEQPGLVDRLAAWLAPHLGPRE; from the coding sequence ATGCCCGACACTGTGCGCGACCGGGAGGCGGACCGCCCCCGCCGGACCCGGCGCTGGCTGGAGACCTCGGACGGAGTACGACTCGACTCGATGCTGCTGCGCGGGACCCGCCCCCGGGACGGCGCCGTGGTGCTGGCCAACGGCTTCACCGGGACCTGGCGCAGCCCGCACACCACGGCGATCGCCGAACACCTGCTGGCCGTGGGCGACGTGCTGACCTTCGACTTCCGCGGACACCACGCCTCCACGGGCGCCTCCACCGTCGGCGACCAGGAGGTCCTCGACCTGCGGGCGGCCGTGGAGCACCTCAGGCAGCAGGGGTACACCCGGATCGCGACCGTGGGATTCTCCATGGGAGCGGCCGTGGCCGTCCGCCACGCCGGCATGTTCGGCGGCGTCGACGCGGTGGTCTCGATCAGCGGACCCAGCCGCTGGTTCTACCGGGGCACCACCCGCATGCGGCTGCTCACCTTCGGGGTGGAGCGTCCCGCCGGGCGGCTCTTCCTGCGGCTGGCCCGCAACGTGCGGGTTCTCGACCGCCCCTGGGACCCGGTGCCGCTGGATCCCACCGAGCTGGCGGGATCCGTGGCGCCCGCCGGGCTGCTGGTGGTGCACGGCGACGCCGACTCCTACTTCCCCGTCGAGCACGCCCGGCGCATCCACGAGGCGGCCCGGGGAGTGAGGGAGCTGTGGATCGAACCGGGGATGGGCCACGCCGAACGGGCGGTGGCCGAGCAGCCCGGACTCGTCGACCGCCTCGCCGCCTGGCTCGCCCCCCACCTCGGCCCCCGGGAGTAG
- the def gene encoding peptide deformylase produces MTKRAIVLFGDPVLTTPTTPITTFDRHTEALVRDLLDTVDAPGRAGVAATQIGVGLRAFSYNVEGRIGYVINPEIVELSEETQDDGNEGCLSVPGLWYPTRRARRAVVKGVDLRNEPVTLEGTGLMARCLQHETDHLDGVLYLDRLDRETRRAAMREVRRSPWFLRSQEAPAPATPLPSAFGGKS; encoded by the coding sequence ATGACCAAGCGCGCCATCGTCCTGTTCGGCGACCCGGTACTGACCACGCCGACCACACCGATCACCACCTTCGACCGGCACACCGAGGCCCTGGTCCGCGATCTGCTGGACACCGTGGACGCCCCCGGCCGGGCCGGGGTCGCCGCCACCCAGATCGGGGTGGGCCTGCGCGCGTTCAGCTACAACGTCGAGGGCAGGATCGGCTACGTCATCAACCCCGAGATCGTGGAGCTGTCCGAGGAGACCCAGGACGACGGCAACGAGGGCTGCCTGTCCGTGCCCGGCCTGTGGTATCCGACCAGGCGTGCCCGGCGCGCCGTGGTCAAGGGGGTCGACCTGCGCAACGAGCCGGTCACCCTGGAGGGGACCGGTCTGATGGCGCGCTGCCTCCAGCATGAGACGGATCACCTCGACGGAGTGCTGTACCTGGACCGGCTGGACCGGGAGACCCGGCGCGCCGCCATGCGCGAGGTCCGCCGCTCCCCCTGGTTCCTGCGTTCCCAGGAGGCTCCGGCCCCCGCCACACCCCTTCCGTCGGCTTTCGGAGGAAAGTCCTAG
- a CDS encoding nucleotidyltransferase domain-containing protein: MAVHPLVRTVAEAFLRAVDDELPGLVEGLYLTGSVALGDFRPHTSDIDFVVVTTERLTDAQRAAIRRVHSRIRGRLPRPHFNGLYVTWDDLATDPQHCGPVASVLGGRFRGRPSADVNPVTWRVLAERGVTIRGPLPVEVDIWDEPGTLRAWSLGNLEEHWRRWRAKAGRLVTPRGLAVLGSLAPSWSVLSVSRLHFTLRTGEITSKSGAGFYALHAFPERWERIVNECLRIRRDSALPSLYRNALERRRAALDYIEMVLDDALAPRPA; this comes from the coding sequence ATGGCTGTCCACCCACTGGTGCGCACCGTGGCCGAGGCTTTCCTGCGGGCCGTCGACGACGAGCTTCCCGGTCTCGTGGAGGGCCTCTACCTCACCGGCTCCGTGGCCCTGGGCGACTTCCGCCCCCACACCAGCGACATCGACTTCGTGGTGGTCACCACCGAGCGGCTCACCGACGCCCAGCGGGCCGCGATCCGCCGGGTGCACTCCCGGATCCGCGGCCGCCTTCCCCGTCCCCACTTCAACGGCCTCTACGTCACCTGGGACGACCTCGCCACCGATCCGCAGCACTGCGGTCCGGTGGCCTCCGTGCTCGGCGGCCGGTTCCGGGGCAGGCCCAGCGCCGACGTCAACCCCGTCACCTGGCGGGTGCTGGCCGAGCGCGGGGTGACGATCCGCGGTCCGCTGCCGGTCGAGGTGGACATCTGGGACGAGCCCGGCACACTGCGGGCGTGGTCGCTGGGCAACCTGGAGGAGCACTGGCGGCGGTGGCGCGCCAAGGCGGGACGCCTGGTCACCCCGCGCGGCCTGGCGGTGCTGGGCTCCCTGGCTCCGTCCTGGAGCGTGCTCAGCGTCAGCCGCCTCCACTTCACCCTGCGCACCGGGGAGATCACCTCCAAGTCGGGGGCGGGCTTCTACGCCCTGCACGCCTTCCCCGAACGCTGGGAGCGCATCGTCAACGAGTGCCTGCGCATCCGCCGCGACTCGGCGCTGCCCTCGCTGTACCGCAACGCGCTGGAGCGGCGCCGTGCGGCGCTGGACTACATCGAGATGGTGCTGGACGACGCGCTGGCCCCCCGCCCGGCCTGA
- a CDS encoding protein phosphatase 2C domain-containing protein, translating to MRIRQASRRGVGANNEDRLGAGADWAFVLDGATAPAGVASGCIHDVSWLVDRLAEALRATLSTPMPLADALAVAIERVRYAHGGACDLDNPDSPSATVALARRREDGFDYLVLADTAVVFAQEDGTVRAVSDDRVDRLPGGRPYSRQLVRESRNAPGGFWVASTVPEAAYEALTGTVLTSEFALMSDGCSRLVDYYGHSWREVWDHLRAHGPHSLVDWVRAEEERHGVALGKLHDDATVLHAVFAPDQTRSLVRAVR from the coding sequence ATGCGAATCAGGCAGGCCAGCCGCCGCGGTGTCGGAGCGAACAACGAGGACCGGCTCGGCGCCGGAGCCGACTGGGCGTTCGTCCTGGACGGCGCCACCGCCCCGGCCGGAGTGGCCAGCGGCTGCATTCACGACGTGAGTTGGCTGGTGGACCGGCTGGCCGAAGCCCTGCGTGCCACGCTGAGCACGCCCATGCCGCTGGCCGACGCACTCGCCGTCGCCATCGAACGGGTCCGCTACGCGCACGGCGGCGCCTGCGACCTGGACAACCCCGACAGCCCCTCGGCGACGGTGGCCCTGGCCCGCCGCCGCGAGGACGGCTTCGACTACCTGGTCCTGGCCGACACGGCGGTGGTGTTCGCCCAGGAGGACGGGACGGTGCGGGCGGTCAGCGACGACCGGGTGGACCGGCTGCCGGGCGGACGCCCCTACAGCAGGCAGCTGGTACGGGAGTCACGCAACGCCCCCGGAGGGTTCTGGGTGGCCAGCACGGTTCCCGAGGCCGCCTACGAGGCGCTCACGGGGACCGTGCTGACCAGCGAGTTCGCGTTGATGTCGGACGGCTGCTCCCGGCTGGTGGACTACTACGGGCACAGCTGGCGGGAGGTCTGGGACCACCTGCGCGCCCACGGGCCGCACTCGCTGGTCGACTGGGTCCGCGCGGAGGAGGAGCGCCACGGCGTCGCGTTGGGCAAACTGCACGACGACGCCACCGTGCTGCACGCGGTGTTCGCCCCCGACCAGACCCGCAGCCTGGTCAGGGCTGTCCGCTGA
- a CDS encoding aminoglycoside phosphotransferase family protein, which translates to MNDVIAKPVDDKQRDRLVRRFGTGALHWLDGLPGLVSELTEKWGCTVEGMGPHGQTSVVFHCRRADGSAAVLKASPDPALIDAEGRVLAFWASTTRVPEVYEVDAKRGGILMEAVEPGFTIAEIGTVPPMEQIIALINDLHSVGISGSERWELHPLVSRVNFLFDLWERARTEGVAADLVPAPFMHHGHALARSLAWEGDNAVPLHGELHPGNILDGGVKRGLVAIDPRGCLGDPAYDAIDWAVWKAESLDEIKERCVVLAAGIGVPSQRLFRWCVAFAPVFATALANRGRADTQAFRVAMELAAA; encoded by the coding sequence ATGAACGACGTCATAGCGAAACCAGTCGATGACAAACAGCGAGACCGTCTGGTCCGGCGTTTCGGCACCGGAGCACTTCACTGGCTGGACGGACTTCCCGGCCTCGTCTCAGAACTCACCGAGAAGTGGGGCTGCACCGTCGAGGGAATGGGGCCGCACGGCCAGACGTCGGTGGTCTTCCACTGCCGCCGCGCCGACGGCTCGGCGGCCGTGCTCAAGGCGAGCCCCGACCCCGCCCTCATCGACGCCGAGGGGCGGGTCCTGGCCTTCTGGGCGTCCACCACCCGGGTACCGGAGGTCTACGAGGTGGACGCGAAACGCGGCGGAATCCTGATGGAGGCCGTCGAACCGGGGTTCACCATCGCCGAGATCGGCACGGTCCCCCCGATGGAGCAGATCATCGCCCTCATCAACGACCTGCACTCGGTCGGGATCAGCGGTTCGGAGCGCTGGGAGCTGCACCCGCTCGTCAGCCGCGTCAACTTCCTGTTCGACCTGTGGGAACGCGCGCGGACCGAGGGGGTCGCCGCCGACCTCGTCCCGGCCCCGTTCATGCACCACGGCCACGCCTTGGCCCGCAGCCTCGCCTGGGAGGGGGACAACGCGGTTCCGCTCCACGGGGAGCTCCACCCGGGCAACATCCTCGACGGAGGGGTCAAACGGGGCCTGGTCGCCATCGACCCGCGCGGCTGCCTGGGCGACCCCGCCTACGACGCGATCGACTGGGCGGTGTGGAAGGCCGAGTCGCTCGACGAGATCAAGGAGCGCTGCGTGGTGCTGGCGGCCGGGATCGGCGTGCCCAGCCAGCGGCTGTTCCGGTGGTGCGTCGCCTTCGCCCCCGTCTTCGCCACCGCACTGGCCAACCGGGGGCGCGCGGACACCCAGGCGTTCCGGGTGGCGATGGAACTCGCCGCAGCCTGA